One Candidatus Methanomethylicota archaeon genomic region harbors:
- a CDS encoding SAM-dependent chlorinase/fluorinase: FGNIITNITTKNLQEIGITEGDTINVKIGEKTMKLKLCTSYAEVPPNQPLTIIGSGETLEISINQGNAAKTLQIDIGCNVILWKN; encoded by the coding sequence ACTTCGGAAACATAATAACAAACATAACAACAAAAAACCTACAAGAAATAGGAATAACCGAAGGAGACACAATAAACGTGAAAATAGGCGAAAAAACCATGAAACTAAAACTATGCACGTCATACGCTGAAGTGCCACCAAACCAACCACTAACAATAATTGGAAGCGGAGAAACACTAGAAATATCAATAAACCAAGGAAACGCAGCAAAAACACTACAAATAGATATTGGATGTAACGTAATTTT